One stretch of Nocardia mangyaensis DNA includes these proteins:
- a CDS encoding MspA family porin: protein MITVKNMARAAGLTAAATVALGLFSTGAANADTFIPLPGGHISKTLSDGTVVDISMVGESANINPSMGSTPAHRNAWVSGSAQVTVSGGGAGKIFPGYTVGCQVNIAGGGASTEGAGDSAGAAVGLGGGSLTLGPGQTKSFYVLDLEMADDYGNESHRTRNAFQGGSGSVTWADETIGLSGCGGYAQARSFVSVEVETDNVISWVTLWGQPFSLG from the coding sequence ATGATCACTGTGAAAAACATGGCGCGCGCGGCCGGTCTCACCGCCGCGGCGACCGTGGCACTGGGCTTGTTCTCCACGGGTGCGGCCAATGCCGACACCTTCATTCCGCTGCCCGGCGGGCACATCAGCAAGACCCTGTCCGACGGCACTGTCGTCGACATCAGCATGGTCGGGGAGTCCGCGAACATCAATCCGTCGATGGGATCTACGCCCGCGCACCGTAATGCGTGGGTGTCGGGCAGCGCGCAGGTGACGGTGTCGGGTGGTGGCGCCGGAAAGATATTCCCCGGCTACACCGTCGGCTGCCAGGTCAACATCGCGGGTGGTGGCGCGTCGACCGAGGGCGCGGGCGACTCCGCCGGCGCCGCGGTGGGCCTCGGCGGTGGATCGCTCACGCTCGGCCCCGGCCAGACCAAGTCCTTCTACGTCCTCGACCTCGAGATGGCCGACGACTACGGCAATGAATCCCATCGGACCCGCAACGCATTCCAGGGCGGTTCAGGTTCGGTGACCTGGGCCGACGAGACCATCGGCCTGTCCGGCTGCGGCGGCTACGCCCAAGCGCGCTCGTTCGTGAGCGTCGAGGTGGAGACCGACAACGTGATCAGCTGGGTGACCCTGTGGGGTCAGCCGTTCAGCCTGGGCTGA